Proteins found in one Mustela lutreola isolate mMusLut2 chromosome 12, mMusLut2.pri, whole genome shotgun sequence genomic segment:
- the LOC131812533 gene encoding interferon alpha-1/2-like, protein MTLFCSFLVALVVLSCHSLSPLGCDLPQDHSLLNWRALMLLQQMRRLSASSCDNYTNDFGFPQEVFDGKQLQKAQALSVIHVMNQKTFHLFCTEASPAPWNMTLLEELCSGLSEQLGHLEACPLQEAGVGEMPLVNGDSILRNYFQRISLYLQEKQYSPCAWEMVRAEIMKPLYASTVLHKRLRSSK, encoded by the coding sequence ATGACTCTGTTCTGCTCCTTCTTGGTAGCCCTGGTGGTGCTCAGCTGCCACTCCCTCAGCCCTCTGGGATGTGACCTGCCTCAGGACCACAGCCTGCTGAACTGGAGGGCCCTGATGCTCCTGCAACAAATGAGGAGACTGTCTGCTAGCTCCTGTGACAACTACACTAATGACTTTGGCTTTCCCCAGGAGGTGTTTGACGGCAAGCAGCTGCAGAAGGCTCAAGCCCTCTCAGTCATCCATGTGATGAACCAGAAGACCTTCCACCTCTTCTGCACAGAGGCCTCACCTGCTCCCTGGAACATGACCCTCCTGGAGGAATTGTGCTCAGGACTTTCTGAGCAGCTGGGCCACCTGGAAGCCTGTCCCCTGCAGGAGGCCGGGGTGGGAGAGATGCCCCTGGTGAATGGGGACTCCATCCTGAGGAACTACTTCCAGAGAATCTCCCTCTATCTGCAAGAGAAGCAATACAGTCCTTGTGCCTGGGAGATGGTCCGAGCAGAGATCATGAAACCCTTGTATGCATCGACAGTCTTGCATAAGAGATTGCGGAGCAGTAAGTGA